The DNA segment TATCAGAAATCTTCGTGGTGGCTTTTTCTGTCATTATGAAAACCTGGGTGAAGAAACAAATCTCGCAGAACCTAAAACTTTTGGCTTCGAATTACGTAGTAGTATGAACCTGCTTCGTTACAAACCACTGGTAGATGTCGGGGGAAGGGTCGTTTTTGTGAACAAAATCTACAACCAAAACCCTATATTAGAATTAATTTTAAATTATACCTTTTAAGTCATGCGTACTAAAACAATTTTCATCATCATTTTTACGGTGCTCATCACCATCTTTTTAATGATCAACACAGATGTCGTAGAGTTCAATTTCATATTCGTTAAGAAAGACATCTCTAAACTTTTAGTCGTGGGGGTTTGTACTTTTATAGGTTTTATTCTTGGTTATTGGGTTGGCAGACCAAAAGTGACGGTGAGCAGTTACGACAAAAATGAAAATCCCCAGGTAAAACCCGAGGATCATAAAAAAATTATCAGCGATGAAGATCGCGATTATATCAGTTAACTACGCTTACTGATGAATGGTGTAGCTGAAGTTTATCGTAGCAGAGCGTCCAAGGATATTGGATACCGAACAATATTTATCAAAGGTAAGTGCCAGAGCACGCTCTACTTTTTGAACATTTAGCGCACCATACAATTCAAAATGAATGTCAATCACCTCAAAAATCGGGGGCATTTCGGCTGTTTTTCTTGTTGCCTTGATTTTGATTTTCACATCGTCCAAAGGTTCTTTTTGTTTATTTAGTACATTGACCATGTCGATTCCACTGCAACCTCCCAGGCCGATCAGCAACATTTCCATTGGCCTGAAGCCTTTCCCTTCTCCACCTATTTCAGGTTTAGCATCCAGTTCCACGGTATGTCCGCCGGAGTTTTCTGCTTCAAAATTAAATTTACCGCTTTTTCTTATCAGGTTGATTTCCATAATTCACTAAACGTTGTAAAATACTTTATTGGTTCTTTCGAGCTCAGGAAGTTTTACTGCTGATCCAAAAATTGCATAAACACAAGATCCGCTGCCACTCATCGAGGCATAGATTGCCCCGCTTTGGTAAAGACTGTTTTTTATGGCTTCAATTTCAGGATATTTCAGAAACACAGAAGCCTCAAAATCATTTTTCAGGTTCGCTTTCCATTCACTCAAAGGCAAATGTATTAAATCTTTTAGCGAAGTAATAGGTTTAGTAGACTTTATTCCATCGTAAGCCGCTGCGGTGGAAACATGAACGTCTGGTTTCACGAGTACCAGAAAATATCCGCTAAGGTCTACACTAATCTCACTGAACTCATCCCCTTTTCCTTCTGCATAGACTGCCTCGTTCAGGATGAAGAAAGCACAATCTGCACCAAGCTGCCTTGCATAATTTTCCATCTGTTCCTGCGAAAGAGACAATTGGAATTTATCGTTGAGCAGTTTAATCAGAAAAGCCGCATCAGCAGAACCTCCGCCGAGTCCTGCGCCAATCGGAATATTTTTCAATAAACAGATGTGCTGCGTAGGCAAGTCAAAATCTTTTTTCAGCAAATGATAGGCTTTGAGGCAGATGTTGTCTTCAGTATTCCCGGGAATATCCGTACCGCGAATGGTACAACTTAAAACATCTGCATCCAGTATCTCGACGACGTCATAAATCTTTACCGGATAAAAAATGGTTTC comes from the Pedobacter sp. FW305-3-2-15-E-R2A2 genome and includes:
- a CDS encoding OsmC family protein, whose product is MEINLIRKSGKFNFEAENSGGHTVELDAKPEIGGEGKGFRPMEMLLIGLGGCSGIDMVNVLNKQKEPLDDVKIKIKATRKTAEMPPIFEVIDIHFELYGALNVQKVERALALTFDKYCSVSNILGRSATINFSYTIHQ
- the ispE gene encoding 4-(cytidine 5'-diphospho)-2-C-methyl-D-erythritol kinase, with translation MLAFANAKINLGLHVTGKRADGYHNLETIFYPVKIYDVVEILDADVLSCTIRGTDIPGNTEDNICLKAYHLLKKDFDLPTQHICLLKNIPIGAGLGGGSADAAFLIKLLNDKFQLSLSQEQMENYARQLGADCAFFILNEAVYAEGKGDEFSEISVDLSGYFLVLVKPDVHVSTAAAYDGIKSTKPITSLKDLIHLPLSEWKANLKNDFEASVFLKYPEIEAIKNSLYQSGAIYASMSGSGSCVYAIFGSAVKLPELERTNKVFYNV